GATAAGGATCGAATTTACCGCCCATATCTCTGTGCCAAAACATGGCTCGCATACAAGCTTCGGCAAATTCCATATTCACCCGATCATGTAACAGGTGGCGAAATAACCGAGGCATTTTTGTCTTTATTTCCCCTTTTTCCATGAACTCTAAAAGTTCAGGATGAGCGGTGGCTTCTCCGCGCCAAACTCGCAAATCTGCATCGTCACCGGCATAGTGGTTATGCAGTTCTAAATACTCTTTTGGTAGGAAGTATTTAAAGAAGGGAAATGGGTCTAAAAATACGCGTTCTGCAATATAAAGTAAGTCGCGCCAGTAGAAATCCATCGGCACTGCATAAGCTTTATAAATGCCGATGATTTGCATGAGGTTTTCTGGGGTATCTGGTAGCATTGCCCCACCGGCTTCTAGGCGGTGGATGATGTTGGCAAATTCATGCTGGGAGGGCGGCAGTTTGGTAGCTTGTTGGGGAGGAGTTTGTACCATTGTTCTTTTCTCTTAAGTATAAGTTTCGATTTTTTAACCGCAGATGGACGCAGATTAACGCAGATGAAGATAACGTTTGTGGGTTGAGAGACAAATTTGATGGTTTTTGGATGGTTGTGAGAGGATTAGCTTTCTGTTGTTGGGGATGGAGAGTTTAGTTCATGGCGTAAGTTAATGGCGTGGTGGATACTTAGAACGTCATGTTTCCAGATGGGTAAAATTAGGGTCATGGCTATTTCTTCTAAGCTATGGATAATGCCAACAATGATGGCAAGCCAAAGGGTAATTCCTGCGTAATCAAAGCCGAACCAAGCAATTGTTGCAATGAAAAGAGTGATGCCCCAAATTTTGGCTGAGTAGGTGTGGTAGCTAGCAGGTTTGCCGTATTTGAGAAAGTTAACGATCCACCACATTAACTGTGCAAAAACTACGCTTAGCAATGGAATGCGGAAGGCTATGACTAAATCTTTGTGTACTAACCATGCGCTACTAAATACGCAGGCATAAAGGCAAAGATCGGCCCAACTATCCGCCTGACGTAAGCCGGCTGTGCTGATTTTGAGGCGTCTGGCAATGATGCCATCAAAGATATCTGATAGAAAGGCTGCCACGAAGCCGGCAATAAACCAAATGCTTGTTTGACCATCAAGTGCATCCCAAAGCAGAAATGGGCCAATTAGAAAGCGGAAAACAACCAGTGCGGCAGGAATGGAATTCATCACAGAGGTCGGTTTAGTAATGGGTAATAATAATTCTGACTATTACCGATTACTGGGAGGTTTTCCGAGACTGTAACATTGCTAAAAGTCGGGGGTGCCGGCAGATAGCTTTGTCCGTTGAAAACCCTGTTTTGTGATGACTCTGTTTCTGCAAAAATTACTTTTCTGGGTGAGCGTTTATGGCGATTTCTTGATGGCTATTATTTGAAATCGCTGCAACCATTGCTGTGGTTGTGGGTTCACTCCAGCGTACTAACCAATTCGGTTGAATTCCTAGTAAGATAATGGTAACAGCTAACACTAAAGCTGGAATGCGTTCTGGCCATTTAATTTTGGGATAGTAAGCCAAGTTGTTATCCAGTTTCCCAAAGCAAGTACGGTTCAGCAAAATGACAAAGTAGACGGCGGTTAAACCGGAGGCAATAACGCACAAAAGTGTGGGTACGGGAAAGACGGGGAAACTGCCTTGAAAGACGAGAAATTCTGCGATAAACCCGACGAGTCCAGGGATGCCGGCACTCGCCATTCCTCCTAAAATTAACAATCCACTCACTAGCGGTAAACCGCGAATGGGATTCATTAAGCCGTTGAGCAAATCTAATTCGCGGGTGCCGACTTTGTCCTCAATAACGCCAACCAAGTAAAAGAGAATTGCCAGAATTAAACCGTGGGCAACCATTTGGGAAACACATCCGAGAAGGCTAAGGGGAGTGCCGGCAGCCGCAGCGACTAAAATATAGCCCATGTGGCCGATGGAACTGTAAGCCACCATGCGTTTGATGTCTTTTTGAGCAATCGCGCTGAGTGCGCCATAAAGAACACTAACGACTCCAATAATTGATAGCCCTGGTGCTACAATTGTCCAAGTTTCAGGAAACAGTTGCAATCCAAACCGAACTAATCCATAAGCGCCTAACTTGGCGAGAATTCCACCGAGAAGAATTGCTATTGGCGGCGAAGCTTCAACATAAGCATCAGGCAACCAGGTATGCAGGGGAACCAGTGGAATTTTGATGCCAAAACCGATTAGCAGAAGGGTCAGCAGGATCAGTTGTGTCCTTAAAGGTAATCCTTGGGTGAGGATTGCCTCAAAATCAAAACTGGTAGAGTCACTCAGCCAAGTCATCCCCAAAAATGCTGCGAGAATTAAAATTCCCGATACGGCTGTGTAGATGAGAAATTTCATGCCGGCATAGCCGCGTTTGGAACCGCCCCAAATCGCAATCAAAAGATATAGGGGAATTAATTCCAACTCGTAAAATAAAACAAACAACAACAAATTTTGAGCGGCAAAAGCCCCAGCAATGCTGGCATTGACAAGAAAAATCAAAGAATAGTAAAGCCGGGGACGTTCTATGCCTTCGCCATTACCGTAAATAGCAACCCAGGTCAGCAGTCCGCTTAAAGCCAGCAACGGAAAAGATAAGCCATCAACCCCTAAGTTGTAGCTCAAACCTAATTGAGGAATCCAGGGTAAATACTCCTGAAATTGCAGCCCGGAAACGGTTAAACTAAACTGACTTCCCAACCAGAAAGTCCACAATAGGATAGCAGAAGCGATTGCTACTGCGATAAAACGCACCCGATTTGCATTGAGGTTTCCCGGTAACAATCCGACAATAGCAGCACCCACTACGGGCAGCCAGATCAGCGTGCTAAGCATAAAGTATCCTTTGTTCTTTGTCTGCTTGTCTTTTGTTAATCGTTAATGGCTAATTGTTTATTGAAAATTAATAATTAGCCATTAATTAATGAATCTATGTTTCTAACTAACTAGACTTACAACCCCCGTATCTAAATCATAATAAGCGCCCACAACTTTCAGTTTGTTTTCTTGAATTAACTGAGAAATAACAGGAGATGATTTCAGTCGCTCAGCTTGAAGCATCACATTTGCCTTACTGGCATTTTCTAGCCGATCACCAGATTTTCCTTCAGTCTCTTCTACTGCTGGTTTAATTGCATCAAGCAAGCTAGCTATTTGACCGGGAACTTGAGCGCCTTTGATCGTTGCTTCTACGGCTCCACATCTTTTATGGCCGACTACTACAATCACTTTTGTTCCTAAGACTAAGCTGCCAAATTCTAGACTGCCAATTTCCTCTGGTGTGGCAACATTACCTGCCACGCGGCAGACAAATAAATCGCCTAATCCTTGGTCAAAAATAATTTCTGAAGGGAACCGGGAATCCGCACAGCCAAGAATTGCGGCAAACGGCTTTTGACCTTTTGCAACTTCTGCAAGGCGTTCAAAGTCTTGGTTGGGGCTTTGGCGTTTTTTGTTAACAAAACGTTGGTTTCCTTCCATTAACTTTTCCAGAGACTGATCGGGAGTTAAGTCAGTTTTTTGTGCGACTGCCGGCTCTGGAAAGGTCAATTTGGAACCCAGTTGAGCAGCTAAGACCCCGGTGCCGACGGCCCCGGCACCTAACTTAATTAAATTTCTTCTTGACAAATTGTTCGTCTTAGCCTTTCTAGTCATTGTCCTTCTCTTCCTTCGAAATGTTTAAGATTTACCGAGCAAATTTGGGAAAGGTGTTAATAAAAGCATTCCGGTTGGGTGCCGATTGATGACTTTTTATAAACACCTTCAAAGACTCACAATTCTCATCCGATGGGCGATTGTTGATCAATCGGCCATCATGAATGAAAAATGAGACAGTAAGAATGGCCAGCCCATGAGAAGTCCTAAAACAGCGACTCCCACAAGAATTGTTAGGGCGTAAAACTGAGTCTGCCCGGAAACATTGTACTTTAAACCTTGACCGCTGAAAACTGTAGCTAAGCCCACCAAATTCACAAAACCATCAACGATATAGCGGTCAATCCAGGAAATAGTCTTGGAGACTAAATCAACCGCAAATACAATAGTCAGACGATACAGTTTTGCAGTGTAAAGGTCGTAAGCAAAAAAGTCTTGCAGTGCTTTTGAAGGCAATTGTACCGGCTTTTGCCAACTGTTATTCAGATAAATGAGTGACCCTGCACCGCAACCGAGTACGGTAGATAAAATTAGCAAACCGGCAGCTAATTGATTGACAATTGCCCAATCTGGTAACAGTGACCAATTCAGTAGCAACAAGGGAACGTGTAAGGTGAAGCCCGTCAAAATCAGCATCGGCAACATCATTGGCCAGTGAACTTCAGGCGATCGCACCGTCATTTGCTTGGGTTTGCCGGCAAAAATTAAACCAAACTCGCGGGTGACACTGAAGGCAGTTAAAGCATTAACTGTAAGCAAAACCCCAACTAACCACGGTTCCCTCTCCCACAAGTGATCAACCATTTGCAGCAGCGACCAGAAACCTCCTAAAGGCGGCATTGCAACCAAACCGGCAGCGCCAACTATATAGCACAATGCAGTAATAGGCCGGCGCGACCAAAGGCCCCCATATTGTGTGAGATCCTGAGTGATACTGTTCCAAACTATGGTGCCGGTGCTCATCACCAACAAAGCCATCGCTACCGCATAGGTGAACAGCAATCCCAGCGCGGTTTCGTCTTGCTGAGTTCCCACGGCGA
This genomic stretch from Microcoleus sp. FACHB-672 harbors:
- a CDS encoding CDP-alcohol phosphatidyltransferase family protein → MNSIPAALVVFRFLIGPFLLWDALDGQTSIWFIAGFVAAFLSDIFDGIIARRLKISTAGLRQADSWADLCLYACVFSSAWLVHKDLVIAFRIPLLSVVFAQLMWWIVNFLKYGKPASYHTYSAKIWGITLFIATIAWFGFDYAGITLWLAIIVGIIHSLEEIAMTLILPIWKHDVLSIHHAINLRHELNSPSPTTES
- a CDS encoding NADH-quinone oxidoreductase subunit M gives rise to the protein MLSTLIWLPVVGAAIVGLLPGNLNANRVRFIAVAIASAILLWTFWLGSQFSLTVSGLQFQEYLPWIPQLGLSYNLGVDGLSFPLLALSGLLTWVAIYGNGEGIERPRLYYSLIFLVNASIAGAFAAQNLLLFVLFYELELIPLYLLIAIWGGSKRGYAGMKFLIYTAVSGILILAAFLGMTWLSDSTSFDFEAILTQGLPLRTQLILLTLLLIGFGIKIPLVPLHTWLPDAYVEASPPIAILLGGILAKLGAYGLVRFGLQLFPETWTIVAPGLSIIGVVSVLYGALSAIAQKDIKRMVAYSSIGHMGYILVAAAAGTPLSLLGCVSQMVAHGLILAILFYLVGVIEDKVGTRELDLLNGLMNPIRGLPLVSGLLILGGMASAGIPGLVGFIAEFLVFQGSFPVFPVPTLLCVIASGLTAVYFVILLNRTCFGKLDNNLAYYPKIKWPERIPALVLAVTIILLGIQPNWLVRWSEPTTTAMVAAISNNSHQEIAINAHPEK
- a CDS encoding carbonic anhydrase, translating into MTRKAKTNNLSRRNLIKLGAGAVGTGVLAAQLGSKLTFPEPAVAQKTDLTPDQSLEKLMEGNQRFVNKKRQSPNQDFERLAEVAKGQKPFAAILGCADSRFPSEIIFDQGLGDLFVCRVAGNVATPEEIGSLEFGSLVLGTKVIVVVGHKRCGAVEATIKGAQVPGQIASLLDAIKPAVEETEGKSGDRLENASKANVMLQAERLKSSPVISQLIQENKLKVVGAYYDLDTGVVSLVS